The Vicinamibacterales bacterium sequence GGTCGTCGAGCCGAAGGCGGGCGAGCCGCAGGGCACGCTGCGCGTGCTGCTGAAGTACGGACCGCGCGGCGAGCGGGTCATCACCGGCCTGCAGCGCGTCAGCCGCCCCGGCCGCCGCGTCTACTTCGGCCGCGACGACGTGCCGGACGTCCTGGCCGGGCTCGGCACCAGCATTCTCACGACGTCGCGCGGCGTCATGACCGGCCGCGAGGCCGTCAAGGCGGGTGTCGGCGGCGAAGTGCTCTGCAACGTGTGGTAGCTGCCCGCCACCCGCTCGCAGCTTCCAGCCGGTTGCGTGAAGCGATCGAGCCGGAAGCGGAGAGCCGGCAGCAGGAAACAGACGAGTAAACGACCATGTCACGAATTGGCAAGAAGATCATCCCGATCCCCAAGGGCGTCAAGATCGACGTCCAGGCGGGCGCCGTCGACGTGCAGGGGCCCAAGGGCAAGCTGCGGCAGCCGCTGCCGCCCGGCATCGGCTTCGAGGTGAACGGCGACCACCTGACCGCGAAGACGCTCCGCGAAGATCCGGAGCTCGGCAAGTTCCACGGCCTCGCGCGCAGCCTCGTCGCCAACGCGGTGAAGGGGGTGACCGAGGGCTTCCGCAAGGAGCTCGACATCGTCGGCGTCGGCTACCGCGCGGAAGTGAAGGGCAAGCAGGTCCACTTCGCGCTCGGCTACTCGCACCCGGTCGTGTTCGACATTCCGACCGGCATCGACGTCGCCATCGACAAGCAGACGCACCTGACGGTGACCGGCATCGACCGTCAGCTCGTCGGCCAGGTCGCCGCCGACATCCGCTCGCTGCGCAAGCCCGATCCCTACAAGCAGAAGGGCGTGCGCTACACGGGTGAAGTGCTGAAGAAGAAAGCCGGGAAGACTGGAGCGAAGTAGCGCCGCTGCCCGCCCCCGGCTTCCGGCTTCCGGCCGGGAGTTCGTCGCCACGTCAGGCTGGACGCGGGAAGCGGGGAGCGGCAAGCTGGTCGCGGGTAGCTGGATATGAAGATCAAAACGACAAAGGATCGCCGCAAGAGAATTTCGCTCCGCCAGCGCAAGCGGATCACCGGCACGCCCGAGCGGCCGCGGCTGCGCGTGTTCCGCAGTGTCGGGCACATCTACGTGCAGGTCATCGACGACATGAGCGGATCGACGCTGGTGTCGGCCTCGAGCACCGAGCCGTCGCTGAAGTCGGTGTTCACCGAGAAGACGCGCGGCGGCAACGTCGCCGGCGCCAAGGCGCTCGGCAAGACGATCGCGGAGCGCCTGCAGGAGAAGGGGATCAAGCAGGTGGTGTTCGATCGCGGCGGCTACCTGTATCACGGCCGCATCAAGGCGGTGGCCGACGCGGCACGTGAGGCCGGCCTGGAATTTTGAGGCTGGCCGTTGCCAGTAGCCAGTGGCCAGTAACCAGTTGAGACACTGGAAACTGACAACTGAACTGGAAACTGGAAACTGGTAACTGGAAACTGGAACTGGAACCTGACAATGATCGAGACCAGAGAAAAGATCGACGCCTCGCAGCTGGACCTGAAGGACACGGTGGTCAACATCAGCCGCGTCACCAAGGTCGTCAAGGGCGGCAAGAATCTGAGCTTCAGCGCGCTCGTGGTCGTCGGCGACGGTCACGGCGTGGTCGGCTTCGGCGTCGGCAAGGCGAAGGAAGTGCCGTCGGCGATCAAGAAGGGCATCGAGGCGGCGAAGAAGTCGCTGATCCGGGTGCCGCTGAAGGGCACGACGGTGCCGCATCCTGTGCTCGGCAGATTCGGCGCCGGGCAGGTGCTGCTGAAGCCGGCGCCCGACGGCACCGGTATCATCGCCGGCGGCGCGGTCCGCGCCGTGGTCGAGTCGGCGGGGATCCAGAACGTGCTGACCAAGTCGATTGGTTCGGCCAACCATCACAACGTCGTTCGCGCGACGTTCCAGGGCCTGATGGAGCTGCGCGAGCCCGGCAGCGTGCTCAAGCTGCGCGGCCAGGACGCGCCGGAACCGCAGGGGTCGCCGGCCTGACGGGATCTCCAGCCGGAAGCTGGAGCGACCTGAGATCGCTTTGGACTGATAGTTATGGCGAAGAAACTGAAAATTACGCTGAGAAAGAGCGGGATCGGCTTCGACAGCAAGCAGAAGCTCGTCGTCCAGGGGCTCGGGCTGCGCCGCATCGGCCACACGGTGGAGCTGCCCGACACGCCGGCCACGCGCGGCATGATCCTGAAGGTCCGGCATCTGGTGGAAGTGACTGAGTAACGCCCAACGCGGGAAGCGACAGAGACACGATCATGAATCTTTCAAACTTGCGTCCGCCCAAGGGGGCGAAGCACGCCAAGAAGCGGGTCGGCCGCGGGCAGGGCTCGGGCAACGGCAAGACCGCGGGGCGCGGCCACAAGGGCGCGAAGTCCCGCTCCGGCTTCAAGCACAAGCGCGGCTTCGAAGGCGGCCAGATGCCGCTGCATCGCCGCGTGCCGAAGCGCGGCTTCCACAACCCGTTCCGCTCCGAGTACGCGGTGGTGAACCTCGATGCCATCGCCGAGCGGTTCGAGGCCGGCACCGAGGTGACGCCGGAACTGCTGCGCGAGCACGGTCTGGTGGGGCGGACCGGCGGCGTCAAGGTGCTCGCCCGCGGCGACATCTCGAAGAAGCTCACGATCCGGGCGCACAAATTCAGCGGCAAGGCGGCGGAGAAGATCGCCGCGGCCGGCGGGACGGCAGAGGTACTGGCGTAGGCGGGTTCCGCCTGCGCTGCAGCCACGGCGGGACGGGGCACATACATGCTCGCTGATTCGCTCAAAAACATCTTCGCGGTCTCCGACCTGCGCAAGCGCGTGCTGTTCACGCTCGGCTTGCTTGCGGTCTACCGCGTCGGCAGCCACATTCCCACGCCCGGCGTGAACAAGGAAGCGCTGCAGCTCCTGGCGGACCAGGCGAAGAACACGATGTTCGGCCTCTACGACATGTTCTCGGGGCAGAACCTGTCGCAGATGACGATCTTCGCGCTCGGCATCATGCCGTATATCAGCGCGTCGATCATCCTGCAGCTGCTCACCGTCGTCTGGCCGTATCTCGAGCGGCTGTCGAAGGAAGGGGAGCTGGGGCGCCGCAAGATCACGCAGTACACCCGCTACGGCACGATCGTGCTGGCGGTGGTGCAGGCGTTCGGCATCGCGCTGTTCCTGGAGCACCAGACCAACATCGCCGGCGGGCTGCCGCTGGTCTACAACCCGGGCTGGTTCTTCCGCTTCATGACGGTGCTGACGCTGACCACCGGCACCGCCTTCATCATGTGGCTGGGCGAGCAGATCACCGAGCGCGGCGTCGGCAACGGCATGTCGCTCATCATCTTCGCCGGCATCGTGGTGAACCTGCCGGCGGCGGTGCTGACCACCGTCGAGCAGATGACGCTCGGCCAGATCGGCTTCTTCTCGATGCTGATCCTGCTGGTGGTGATGATCGCGGTGGTCGCCGCCATCATCTTCGTCGAGCGCGGCCATCGCCGGGTGACCGTCCAGTACGCCAAGCGCGTCGTCGGCCGCCGGATGTACGGCGGGTCGAGCACCCACATCCCGCTGAAGGTGAACACCGGCGGCGTCATCCCGGTGATCTTCGCCTCGTCGATCCTGGCGTTCCCGATGACGATGCGCGGCATGTTCCCGCAGGGATCGTTCGTGCAGCGGATGATCGACCAGATCGACTACGGCATGCCGCTGCACAACCTGCTGTACCTGGCCGGCATCATCTTCTTCTGCTACTTCTACACCGCGATCATCTTCAACCCGGATGACGTCGCGGAGAACATGCGGAAGTACGGCGGCTTCATCCCCGGCATCCGCCCCGGCAAGCGGACCGCGGAATACATCGACACGATCCTGACCCGCATCACGCTGGTCGGGGCGATTTATCTCGCGCTGGTCGCGCTGCTGCCGCAGTTCCTGATCAGCGGGTTCAAGGTGGCGCCGATTCCGTTCATCGGCGAGACCCTGGATCGCTATACGCCGACCTTCATCACCCAGGGGCTCGGCGTGACCTTCTACTTCGGCGGCACGTCGCTGCTGATCATCGTCGGGGTGGCGATGGACACGGTGCAGCAGGTGGAGTCGCAGCTCATCATGCGCCACTACGACGGCTTCATGAAGAAGACGCGCATTCGCGGGCGGCGGGGCCAGTAGGTGGCGCGGCCTCAGACGATGGCGCTGAACGTCGTCATGCTCGGCCCCCCGGGGGCCGGCAAGGGGACGCAGGCGGAGCGCTTCGCGCGCAGCCACGGGCTGCCGAAGATCTCGACCGGCGACATCCTGCGCGAGGCGGTGCAGGCCGGGACGGAGCTCGGCCGCGCCGCCGAGGCGACGATGGACGCCGGGGAGCTGGTCGGCGACGACGTGATGATCGCCATCGTGCGCGAGCGGCTGGAGCGGCCCGACACGCGGGCCGGCTTCGTGCTCGACGGATTCCCGCGCACCGTGCCGCAGGCGACGGCGCTGGACGCCATCATGAACGGGCGCGGTCCGCTGGTGGTGGTCGACATCGTCGTGCCCGAAGACGTGCTGCTGCGCCGCCTGGCGGCGCGGCGGATCTGCGGCAGCTGCGGCGTCAACGCG is a genomic window containing:
- a CDS encoding adenylate kinase — translated: MARPQTMALNVVMLGPPGAGKGTQAERFARSHGLPKISTGDILREAVQAGTELGRAAEATMDAGELVGDDVMIAIVRERLERPDTRAGFVLDGFPRTVPQATALDAIMNGRGPLVVVDIVVPEDVLLRRLAARRICGSCGVNAPIEWTTSCGHCGGALVTRSDDGVEIVRGRLKVYHRETRPIVEFYSARPTFRVIDGNQPPDVVTAAMDRAICEASGEAGAVKTGPVKEARL
- the rplO gene encoding 50S ribosomal protein L15, producing the protein MNLSNLRPPKGAKHAKKRVGRGQGSGNGKTAGRGHKGAKSRSGFKHKRGFEGGQMPLHRRVPKRGFHNPFRSEYAVVNLDAIAERFEAGTEVTPELLREHGLVGRTGGVKVLARGDISKKLTIRAHKFSGKAAEKIAAAGGTAEVLA
- the rplR gene encoding 50S ribosomal protein L18 translates to MKIKTTKDRRKRISLRQRKRITGTPERPRLRVFRSVGHIYVQVIDDMSGSTLVSASSTEPSLKSVFTEKTRGGNVAGAKALGKTIAERLQEKGIKQVVFDRGGYLYHGRIKAVADAAREAGLEF
- the rpmD gene encoding 50S ribosomal protein L30 gives rise to the protein MAKKLKITLRKSGIGFDSKQKLVVQGLGLRRIGHTVELPDTPATRGMILKVRHLVEVTE
- the secY gene encoding preprotein translocase subunit SecY: MLADSLKNIFAVSDLRKRVLFTLGLLAVYRVGSHIPTPGVNKEALQLLADQAKNTMFGLYDMFSGQNLSQMTIFALGIMPYISASIILQLLTVVWPYLERLSKEGELGRRKITQYTRYGTIVLAVVQAFGIALFLEHQTNIAGGLPLVYNPGWFFRFMTVLTLTTGTAFIMWLGEQITERGVGNGMSLIIFAGIVVNLPAAVLTTVEQMTLGQIGFFSMLILLVVMIAVVAAIIFVERGHRRVTVQYAKRVVGRRMYGGSSTHIPLKVNTGGVIPVIFASSILAFPMTMRGMFPQGSFVQRMIDQIDYGMPLHNLLYLAGIIFFCYFYTAIIFNPDDVAENMRKYGGFIPGIRPGKRTAEYIDTILTRITLVGAIYLALVALLPQFLISGFKVAPIPFIGETLDRYTPTFITQGLGVTFYFGGTSLLIIVGVAMDTVQQVESQLIMRHYDGFMKKTRIRGRRGQ
- the rplF gene encoding 50S ribosomal protein L6; its protein translation is MSRIGKKIIPIPKGVKIDVQAGAVDVQGPKGKLRQPLPPGIGFEVNGDHLTAKTLREDPELGKFHGLARSLVANAVKGVTEGFRKELDIVGVGYRAEVKGKQVHFALGYSHPVVFDIPTGIDVAIDKQTHLTVTGIDRQLVGQVAADIRSLRKPDPYKQKGVRYTGEVLKKKAGKTGAK
- the rpsH gene encoding 30S ribosomal protein S8, which codes for MTDPIADMLARIRNATQSRHPRVDMPLSRLKVEIAKILESEGYIQGFKVVEPKAGEPQGTLRVLLKYGPRGERVITGLQRVSRPGRRVYFGRDDVPDVLAGLGTSILTTSRGVMTGREAVKAGVGGEVLCNVW
- the rpsE gene encoding 30S ribosomal protein S5; protein product: MIETREKIDASQLDLKDTVVNISRVTKVVKGGKNLSFSALVVVGDGHGVVGFGVGKAKEVPSAIKKGIEAAKKSLIRVPLKGTTVPHPVLGRFGAGQVLLKPAPDGTGIIAGGAVRAVVESAGIQNVLTKSIGSANHHNVVRATFQGLMELREPGSVLKLRGQDAPEPQGSPA